The Sporichthyaceae bacterium DNA window GATGCCGCTGGTGGAGCCGGTTACGAGGGCGGTGCGGCCGGACAGAACTGCGGACATTGTCTGCTCCCAAGAGTGGAATGAGCGTTACTGGAATGAATGATCCAGAGCCTGCAACAGGCGAAGTGGAATGTCAATTCCAATTTGGGCTAGACTGAGGGCGTGGCCAGCGAGATCGACGCCTGCGGCCCGCGGCTCACCGAGCGCGGGCGGGCCACTCGTGCGCGGATCATTCAGGCCGCCGCAGACCTGATGTTCAGCCAGGGCGTGGCCGGCACCTCGATCCCGGACGTGCTGGCCGCGGCCGGGGTGAGCGCCTCGCAGCTCTACCACTACTTCGAGGACAAACACGCCCTGGTCCGTGCGGTGATCGCGCACCAAAGCGACCTGGCGCTGGACATCCAGGCCCAGTTCCCGCTGGACAGCATCGCGGCGCTGGAGGCCTGGCGGGACGCGATCCTGGCCCTGCAGACCGCCCGAAAGTGCAAGGGGGGCTGCGTGATCGGGTCACTGGCCAGCGAGTTGGCCGACTCCGATCCGGAAGCGCGGGCCGATCTGGCGGCGGGCATGGCGCGCTGGGAACGGGCAATCCACGAGGGCCTCACCGCCATGCAGCAGCGCGGCGAGTTGCGCGCCGACGCCAACCCGGCTCAGCTGGCGCTGTTCGTGCTGGCCGCGCTGCAGGGAGGACTGCTGCTCACCCAGGTACACGAGGACCCGACGCCGGTGAGGGTTGCCCTGGACGGCGCCATCGCCCACGTGACCTCGTTCGCGGCCTGAAACCCGTAACGTCCGGGAAACGCCGGGCGGATAGCGTCGAGCATGGCCGCCTGACGCGCGGAGAAGCCGCGGGTGGATCCCCGGGCGACCGTGGTCGAGGTTTCCACAGGAGGCATCGTGACTCGGGACGAGGTGACCGGCGCGATCGTGGCGGCGCGATTGGCGCAGGGCGTGACGTGGCAGGAACTGGCCGAACTGATCGGCAGGCCGGCGGTCTGGACGACCTCGGCGCTACTGGGACAACACCCCTTGCCACCCGGCGACGCGAAGTTGATCGTCGACGCCTTGGGCCTGGACCCGGCGGTCATCCCGGTGTTGGGATCGGTTCCGGTTAGGGGCAGTGGCCCCGAATTGGCGGCCGACCCAACGGTCTATCGGTTCCACGAAGCGCTGAGCGTGTACGGGGCGGCGTTGAAGGAGTTGATCCACGAGCAGTTCGGCGACGGCATCATGAGCGCCATCAACTTCAGCGTCAACCTGGAGAAGAAGGAACTCGACGGCGCGGCCCGGGTGGTCGTCACGTTCGACGGCAAGTTCCTGCCCTACGACTGGACCGCCGCGCCCTGATCGCCGATCCTGCCATGCCTGACGCTCCGTCAGGCGTGGCAGGTCAGCGGCCGGCCGTCGTTGAACGCGACCATGTCGCCCAGCGCGGCGCGCAGGTCGATGGCGCCGCCGCGCTCCACTCCGTCCAATTCGGCCATCGCGCGGTGCAGGTTGCCGACGAGGCGTTCGGGATCGGTGAGCCCGGGAAACTCGCCGAGGTCGGCCTCTCGGGCGGCCTCCAATGGACTCAACCGGGCCGACCGCGCCTGGTTGGCCAGGGAGAGCACGAACCGCACGTAGCGGGCCACTCGGTCGATCACCTCCGGACCGCAGATGGGGCCGTGGCCGGGCACGATCGTCTCCGCGCCGAACCGGCGCAGGAAGTCCACCGCGTCCAGCATGCCGAACGCCGACCCCATCAGCCAGAACGGCGTCCCGCCGTTGAAGAGCAGGTCGCCGGCGAACAGCACCCGGCGCTCGGGGATCCACACCACCGCGTCGTTGGTGGTGTGCGCCGCGGTATTCGGGTGGATCACCTCACAGCGCAGGTCGTCCACCCAGTGGGTGACCTGCTCGGCGAAGGTGAGGAACGGCGGGGCGAGGTCGATGTGCCCCCAGTCCACCTCTGTCCAGAACGGCGCGGAGAACGGAGTGCCCGCCTCCAGCATCGCGTCGCGGGCGCGGTCCTGGGCGACGATGGTGGCGTCTTCGAACAAGTAGTTGCCGAACGTGTGATCGCCGTGGTGGTGGGTGTTGATCAGCGTGCGCACCGGCGCCGAGGAGACCCGGCCGATGGCCTCCTGCAGCGCGCGGGTGCGCCGTTCGGTGGCGCAGGCGTCGATCGCGGTGATCCGCCGGCGACCGACCAGGAAACCGGTGTTGTTGATCCACCAGGTGCCGTCCGGCTGCACATAGGCGAACACGCCGTCGGCCACCTCGGTGACCGTGCCGAGCGCACCGCTGTCCTGCCCGTGGCCGGTCACTGTGCCTTGCCCAGCAGGGCGAGGTCGACCGTGGCACCCATCCGTTCGGCCACCCGGGCCAGCGACTTCATCGGCCGGATCATCACCTCGAAGCGGGTGATCAAACCGGCGGTGTCGAAGGCGATCATGTCGATGCCCTTGAGCTCGAGTTCGTCCAGTCGCGCGGAGAACTCCAGCACCACGCCGCAGCCGTCATCGGTGGCGAAGCTGCGATGGTAGGTGAAGTCGGTGGCCAAATTCCGCACCGCGGTCTGCAGCACGTGGGCCACCGCCACCGGGCCGGAATAGGGCTTCCAAAAGGCCGGTGAGGAGAACTCGACGTCCGCAGCCAACAACTCCGCGACGTCGGTCAGGTCGAGCGCGGCGACCATGGCGTGCCAGCGGGTCAGGGTCGCGGCGGCCGGGGCGGGCAGGGTGCTCAGGTCGCTCACTCTGTGCCTATGTTTCGCTCGCTACCGCTCACTCTGTGCCTATGTTTCGCTCGCTACCGCTCACACTGTGCCTATGTTTCGCTCGCTACCGCTCACGAATCCTCCTAGCCGGCGCGGGCCACTCCCAGCGGTGCGTACGACAGACCGGGGAACACCGTGGACAACGAGCCCACGCCCAGGCGTTTGGTCACCACCTCGCCGAGGACATTGAACACGTCGTTGAGACCCTGCACGTCACCGCCGTCCAGGTCGGCGTCGGAGGCAAGCGGCACCCACGTGCCGTGCACCTTGTTCCCGATGAGGCCACCGCCGAGTAGCCAGACCAGCCCGCCGTGGCCGTGGTCGGTACCACCGGAGGCGTTCATCGCGACGCGGCGGCCGAACTCGGACTGCACGATCACGGTGACCCGGGATCGCCGCGCCGGGCCGAGGTCGGTGAAGAACGCGGCGAGCGCCTGCGCCGTGTTGGCCAGCAGCGCGTCCAGCCCGAGCGCCTCGCTGGTGTGGGTGTCCCAACTGCTCACGTCCAGGGTGGCCACCTGCAGGCCGACCTCGGCGCGCAGGATCGCGACCAGGTCCTTCAGCGCGGCGGCGGTGGGGCCGTCCGGGTACACCGCGGCGTTCTGCACCGTGGTGAGGGACCGAATCACCTCCGCGGTGGCGACCGCGGACAACGCCTCGGGCACGTCGGAGCTCAACGGTCCGTCGAACCCGCGGTAGAGCGTGCCGAGCGCGGTCATGGCCGGGCCGCGGGACGCGCCGGCGCCCGGGAAGTCGAACGTCGCCAGCGAGGACATGGAGATCTTGGGCTGATTGCCCGCCATGGACATCGGGAGGGCGAAGCCGTCGGCGAGCCCACGGAATGTGGTGCCCGGACCGAGGCGGGCGAGAACCCGGTCCAGCCATCCGGTGCTCACCGAGCTCGACCCGCCCTGCTCGACGAACTGCTGTGCCTGGAAGTGACTGCGCGTCACTCCTTTGTTGCTCGACGCCGGGACGAAG harbors:
- a CDS encoding nuclear transport factor 2 family protein, which codes for MSDLSTLPAPAAATLTRWHAMVAALDLTDVAELLAADVEFSSPAFWKPYSGPVAVAHVLQTAVRNLATDFTYHRSFATDDGCGVVLEFSARLDELELKGIDMIAFDTAGLITRFEVMIRPMKSLARVAERMGATVDLALLGKAQ
- a CDS encoding TetR/AcrR family transcriptional regulator; the protein is MASEIDACGPRLTERGRATRARIIQAAADLMFSQGVAGTSIPDVLAAAGVSASQLYHYFEDKHALVRAVIAHQSDLALDIQAQFPLDSIAALEAWRDAILALQTARKCKGGCVIGSLASELADSDPEARADLAAGMARWERAIHEGLTAMQQRGELRADANPAQLALFVLAALQGGLLLTQVHEDPTPVRVALDGAIAHVTSFAA
- the cynS gene encoding cyanase, translated to MTRDEVTGAIVAARLAQGVTWQELAELIGRPAVWTTSALLGQHPLPPGDAKLIVDALGLDPAVIPVLGSVPVRGSGPELAADPTVYRFHEALSVYGAALKELIHEQFGDGIMSAINFSVNLEKKELDGAARVVVTFDGKFLPYDWTAAP
- a CDS encoding DUF1501 domain-containing protein; protein product: MRCGEQNPAGLTRRRFLAGVGALGVSVVGSQVVTTRVAYGAPASNPNTVIVIFLRGGADGLRILSPHSADLGVNYLRIARPALVPNNAIALDGTGGWALHPAMAPLHQVLWSTGEMTFVPASSNKGVTRSHFQAQQFVEQGGSSSVSTGWLDRVLARLGPGTTFRGLADGFALPMSMAGNQPKISMSSLATFDFPGAGASRGPAMTALGTLYRGFDGPLSSDVPEALSAVATAEVIRSLTTVQNAAVYPDGPTAAALKDLVAILRAEVGLQVATLDVSSWDTHTSEALGLDALLANTAQALAAFFTDLGPARRSRVTVIVQSEFGRRVAMNASGGTDHGHGGLVWLLGGGLIGNKVHGTWVPLASDADLDGGDVQGLNDVFNVLGEVVTKRLGVGSLSTVFPGLSYAPLGVARAG
- a CDS encoding MBL fold metallo-hydrolase; translation: MTGHGQDSGALGTVTEVADGVFAYVQPDGTWWINNTGFLVGRRRITAIDACATERRTRALQEAIGRVSSAPVRTLINTHHHGDHTFGNYLFEDATIVAQDRARDAMLEAGTPFSAPFWTEVDWGHIDLAPPFLTFAEQVTHWVDDLRCEVIHPNTAAHTTNDAVVWIPERRVLFAGDLLFNGGTPFWLMGSAFGMLDAVDFLRRFGAETIVPGHGPICGPEVIDRVARYVRFVLSLANQARSARLSPLEAAREADLGEFPGLTDPERLVGNLHRAMAELDGVERGGAIDLRAALGDMVAFNDGRPLTCHA